TCCGGTGGCGACGCGCAGGCCGCGGCCTACGTCGAGGTCGAGGTCGGCGACCGCGCGTTCTGGGGCGTCGGCATCGACGCCAACATCGTCAGCGCCTCGATCAAGGCCGTGACCAGCGCCATCAACCGCGCTCGATGATTCACTCCGTCGCGTGCCGCTGCGGAGGCGGCACGCGACGGACGGCCTTACGCTGAGCGGGTGCCCCCACGTAACTGGCTCCCCCTGCTGCTCGCCGCCACCCTCCTGACCGGTTGTGAGACCGTCGACGCCGGCTCGCCCGGCACCGCGCCCACCACGACCAAGCCCAAGGACTCGCAGACCTCCGGCAGCGCCGAGGCACAACTGAACAAACTGACCGTCGTCACCAAGTCCGGCACGATGGCCGGGTACAGCCGGGAGAAGTTCCCGCACTGGAAGAGCACCGGCAAGAACTGCGACACCCGGGACTCCGTCCTGGAGCGGGACGGCAGCAAGGTCAAGACCTCCGGGTGCAACGTCGTCGCCGGCACCTGGACCAGCTTCTACGACGGCAAGACCCTGGACGCACCGACCAAGGTGGACATCGACCACACCGTGCCGCTGGCCAACGCCTGGCGTTCCGGGGCGAACAAGTGGACCACCGCCCAGCGCGAGGCGTTCGCCAACGACCTGGACCGCCCGCAGCTGCTCGCGGTCTCGGCCACCTCGAACCGGTCGAAGGGCGACCAGGACCCGTCGACCTGGAAGCCGCCGGCCAAGGACGCCTGGTGCGATTACGCCGAGGACTGGATCGCGGTGAAGAGCTACTACAAGCTGACCGTGCTCCAGAAGGAGAAGGACGCCCTCAACGACATGCTGGAGACCTGCCGATGACCGAGACCGAGCCGGCCACGACCGAGCCGGCCACGACCGAGCCGGCCAAGAGCGAACCGGCCAAGAGCGAACCGGCCACCACTGAACCGGTCGCCGCCGAAGCGCCCACGACCGAAGCGGCCAAGACCGACAGCCCGAGCAAGACCAGCGACATCGTCCCGGGCCCGGGCGGCGTGATGACCGACGAGGTCGGCGTCGTGACCGGCGACCTGACGCTGCGCACCGAGCTGGCCGGCGATCAGCTGACCCTGCGGGTGCAGTACAAGGACGCCGAGGAGTGGTACACCGTCACCGGAGGAAAGACCACCCTCACCGACCCGGCCGACCTGGACGCGGTGCACGCCATCGCGGTCGGTCTGCTCCACCGGCCCGGGGGCTGATCTGCACAGTTCCTTCACAACGAGAGACGATGAGACGCCCCCGTCGCGTTTTATGATGCGCGAAGCGCTTGATGATCATGCATGCGCGGGGGAGGAACCATCGTGTCGCGTCGGCTGTCCCGGATCGGCGTCGTCAGCTGCGAGCACGTCCTCGCGAAGTGAGGCCGACCAAGGCCGGGCTCATCGTCGTGGCGGCGCTGCTGCTGACCGCGCTGACCGGGTCGGCCGGGCATCGTCCGCCGCCCGCGACGACGCTGGGCAGCGTGATCCCGGTGCCGGCCCAGGTCGTACCGTCGCGGGCCGCGCCGTTTGAGATCACCGCAAGCACCGTGATCGTCGCGGCCGGGGCCGCGCGGCCGGTCGCGGACCGGCTCGCCGCGACGCTGCGCCCGGCCACCGGATTTCCGCTGCCGGTCCGGCCCATCGGGACCGCCGCGATCGAGCTGCGGCTCAACGCCACGGCCGACCCCTGGTTCGGCGACGAGGGCTATCAGCTGGAGATCGACACCACGGGCGTGGCGCTGCGCGCCAATCGCCCGGCCGGGCTCTTCGCGGGCCTGCAAACGGTGCGGCAGCTGCTTCCACCGGCCGTCGAGGCGCTTTCGGTACGCCAGGAGCACTGGACGATTCCGGCCGGCGTGATCCGCGACCGGCCGCGATACGCCTACCGTGGCGCGATGCTCGACCTGGCCCGGCACTTCCACCCGCCGGCCGACGTGAAGCGCTTCATCGACGAGATCAGCCGCTTCAAAATCAACTACCTGCACCTGCACCTCGCCGACGACCAGGGCTGGCGGATCGCGATCGACGGCTGGCCGCGGCTGACCACGGTCGGCGGCGGCCCGGGCACCGGCGTGCGCGGCATCGGCGGCGGTTTCCTGACCCAGGAGCAGTACCGCGACCTGGTGCGGTACGCCGCCGACCGGTACGTGACGATCGTCCCGGAGATCGACATGCCGGGGCACGTGAACGCCGCGCAGGTCGCGTACCCCGAACTGACCTGCGACGGGGTGGCGCCGCGGCCGCGGATCGACATCCGGGTCGGGTACAGCTCGCTCTGCACCGGCAAGGAGATCACCTACCGGTTCGCCGAGGACGTGATCCGGCAGCTGGCCGCGCTCACCCCGGGCCCCTACCTGCACCTCGGCGGGGACGAGGCGATGTCCACCCCGCACGCCGACTACGTCGCGTTCGAGCAGCGGGTGCTGCCGCTCGTGGCCAAGTACGGCAAGACGGCGTACGGATGGCACGAGATCGCCGCCGCACCGGCCGCGGCCGACGCGGTGATCCAGTACTGGGCGGTCACCCGGGACCGGCCCGCGGTCGTGGCGGCCGCCGGGGCCGGGGCGAAGGTGGTCCTCTCCCCCGCCGACCGGGCCTACCTGGACATGCAGTACGACCTGCTGACCCCCGGTGGGCTGCACTGGGCCGGGACGATCGAGGTGCGGACCGCGTACGACTGGGATCCGGGCGGCTGGGCGCGCGGCGTGCCGGCGAGCGCGGTGCTGGGCGTCGAGGCGCCGCTCTGGTCCGAGACGCTGCGCGATTACGGCGACGTGGAGTTCCAGGCGTTTCCGCGGCTCGCCGCGATCGCCGAGCTGGGCTGGTCACCCTGGGAGACGCACGACTGGATCTCCTTCCGGGACCGGCTCGGCGCCTACGGCGAACGCTGGACCAGACGCGGTGTCCATTTCTATCGCTCCCCTCAGGTCCGCTGGTCCTGAGCACCTCCCATCGAAACGGGACGGCACCGTCCCGACGCGTCGTTTATGATCACGGAATTCCACCTGCCGGCTCCAGGAGATCCACTGTGTCCCGTTCCCGCCGCCTCGTCACGGCCGGCCTCACTTTTCTCACCCCGATCGCGGCGATCGGGGTGCTGGCCTCGCCCGCGCAGGCGGCCACCGCCGGGGTAGCCACCGTGAGCGGCACCAGAGTGCTCTTCAAGGCCGGCTCGAACAAGACCAACAAGATCGTGATCACCCGTTCCGGCCGCACCGTCACGATCGACGACGTGGTCGCGATCCAGCCCGGCAAGGGCTGCACGAAGGTCAACAAGTCCAAGGTCCGCTGCCGGACCTCGCGGAATCCCACTCGAGTCGTGCTCTCACTGGGTGACCGCGACGATGTCCTGGCCGACCGGGCCGCCGCCCTGGCGGTCACGGTGTATGCCGGATCCGGCAACGACACCGTCTACGGCAACACCGCCGGCGACACGTTGTACGGCGACAGCGGCGCCGATCGCCTCTACGGCTCTAACGGCAACGACACCGTCCACGGCGGCACCGGCTCGGACCTCATCGACGCCGGTGACGGCAATGACGCGTCACACGGGGACGACGGCAACGACCGGATCCTCGGCCAGGCCGGTTATGACTGGATCTACGGTGGCGCGGGCGACGACAGCATCGACGGCGGCACCGGCGGCGACCGGGTGACCGCGGACGCCGGCAACGACCGGATCTGGAGCCAGGGCGGCAACGACCTGATCCACGCCGGTCCGGGTGACGACATGGTCGACACCGGCGCCGACTGGGACGAGGTCTACGCCGGTGACGGCAACGACCGGCTCTACGGCCGCTCCGGCGATGACACCCTGCTCGGCGAAGGTGGCAACGATCTGGTGGACGGCGGCGCCGGCAACGACGGGATCTCCGGCGGCACCGGGAACGATCAACTGCTCGGCGGCGACGGCGACGACTACGTGTACGGCGAGGACGGCAGCGACGTCGTCTCCGGGGGCAACGGCAACGACGTCATCACTGGCGGCCTGGGCAACGACACGGTCAACGGCCAGGCCGGCGACGACCACCTGATGGAGAACTACGCTCTCCGGGCCGGTGTCGCCGACGCGGACCGGTTGATCGGTGGAGGCGGCGTGGACTTCGTCTCCTACGGCAACCGAACCCTGCCAGTGACCGCCGACATCGACGAGGAGATCGGGGACGACGGCCAGGCCGGCGAGCACGACACCATCGACTCGCACATGTACGGCATCGCCGGCGGCAACGGCGACGACCATCTGGCCCTGACCGGTGGCGGTGCGGACCTCGAAGGCGGGCCGGGCAACGACGTCCTGGTCGGCGGCGACGGCGACGACACCCTGTCGGGCGGCCCGGGACGCGACGATCTGAGCGGCGGGGGCGGCGACGATGTGCTGTACGGCGACGACGACCACAGCGTCGTGGACCCTCTGGTGATCGCGGCGGACGTGCTGCGTGGCGGCGACGGTGTGGACACCGTCATCTACGACACCTACGACCGGCCGATCACCGTCGACCTCGACGGGGAGAGCGGAGACGACGGCGCCGCCGGGGAGAAGGACACGGTCGGCGCAGACGTGGAGAACATCAAGGCCACGATGTACGCGGACCACCTCACCGGCAACGACTCCGCCAACCGCATCGAGGGCTACGGCGGAGACGACGTGATCTACGGCCGGGGAGGCGACGACACCCTCCTGCCCGGCACCGGCAAGGCGGCGCTCTACGGCGAGGACGGCGACGACGAGCTGTGGGGATCGGTGGCCGGCACCGCCGGCCCGATGGTGCTCGACGGCGGCGCCAACTCGACCGGGCAGTGGCGCGGCGGAGACCTATGCTTCGTCGGCGCCGGCGACCAGTACACGAACTGCGAACGTTTCAGCTACTGAACCTGGCGCACCGAACGGGACCTCACCGTCCGTGCGCCGGACTTAAGATCATCGGCATCGGCACGCACCTTTCTGGAGGTTCCACAGTGTCCCGTTCTCCGTGGCTCTACCGAGTCGGACTGGCCCTGCTCACCTCCACCGCCGCGATCGGCGCATCGGCCGCGCCGGCGCAGGCGGCGTCGACCGGAGTCGCCTCGGTGTCCGGCGCGAAGGTGCTGTTCAAGGCCGGTTCGGGCCAGGCCAACAAGCTGGTGATCACCCGCTCCGGCCGGACCGTCACGATCGACGACGTGGTCGCGGTCAAGCCCGGCAAGGGCTGCAAGAAGGTGGACAAGACCAAGGTCCGCTGCACCCTCGCGCACAACCCGACCCGGGTCTCGGTGTCGCTGGGCTCGAGGAACGACTCGGTGGTCAACAAGTCCGACCTGGCGATCACCGCGTACGGGGGCAGCGGCAACGACAGGCTCACCGGTGGCCCGCGCAACGACCTGCTGGACGGCGGCGCCGGCGCGGACAAGCTCTGGGGTCTCGGCGGCAACGACAAGCTGCGGGGCAACCTCGACAAGGACGCGCTCTCCGGCGCTGCCGGCAACGACATCCTCGACGGCGGTCTCGGCAACGACCGCGAGTACGGCGGGGCCGGCGACGACGAGTTCGCCCAGCCTGTCGACCTGTCCTCCGGATGGTCCGACGCGGATCTGCTCTCCGGCGGCGCGGGGAAGGACCTGGTCGACTACAGCGGGCGGCGCAAGGCGATCACCGCGGACTCCGACGGGGTCAAGGGCGACGACGGCGCCAGGGGCGAGCACGACACCATCACCGGCGCCGAGCGGCTCTGGGGCGGCGCCGGTAACGATCACCTCTACGGCACCGCCGGCGACGACGAGTTGCAGGGCGGCGTCGGTGACAACGTGATCAGTGGCGGCGCGGGGAACGACGTGCTGATCGCCGGTGACGGGAAGGACCGCTTCACCGGCGGTCCCGGCGACGACTACCTGGACGGCGGCCTCGGCGCGGACACCCTGCTCGGTGGCTCCGGCACCGACACCGTCACCTACGCCGACCGCAGCCCGGCGGTCACCGTCGACCTCGACGGGGCGACCGGCGACGACGGGCAGTCCGGCGAGCACGACACCGTCGGCGCGGACGTGGAGAACCTCCGCGGCGGCTGGGGCAACGACCGGCTGACCGGCAACGCCGCCGTCAACCGGATCGAGGGTGAGTGGGGCGACGACATCATTCACGGCGGCGCCGGCGACGACCTGATCGACGGCAGCAAGGGCCACGACCATCTGTACGGCGACGCCGGCGACGACTACCTCGACTCGGCGAACTACGAGCGCGGGACGGACGGGCCGGACCAGCTGGACGGCGGCGCCGACCACGACAACTGCGTCGCCTACGAGGAGGACGGCGACACCGCGGTCAACTGCGAGACCGAGTCCCGCATCGACGACCCGTTCTTCTACTGACCGCCGCCCGCGAGGTGTTCATGAATCCACAGTGAACACCTGGCCGCGGACCATCGATACGCCGTCGTCCCGTTCTAGGCTCCGGCCCATGTCTCGATCGATCTGGCTCACCCGGGCCGGCGTGGCCGTGCTCGCCCCGCTCGGCCTCGCCCTGGCCGCCGCCCCCGCTCAGGCGGCGGCCGGCGGCATCGTCCGCGTGACGACGAACGCGTCCGGCGCCCATGTCGTGTACAACGCCGCCGCCGGCAAGGTCAACTCGGTCACGATCACCCGGTCCGGCGCCAAACTGGTGATCGACGACCGGGTCGCGATCAGGGCCGGCGCCGGTTGCAAGGCGGTCAAGCGGGACCGCACCAAGGTCGTCTGCTCGTCGAAGCGAGGCTGGGCGGGGGTCAGCCTCGCACTCGGCGCCGGCGACGACACGGTCGTCAACCGCACGAACGTCAAGCTGGCCGCCGACGGCGGCATCGGCAACGACAGGCTGACCGGTGGCACGTCGGCCGACTCGCTGGCCGGCGGCCCGGGCGTGGACTACGTGAACGGCGCCGGCGGCAATGACACCCTGGCCGGCGGGCCGGGCAACGACCGTCTGTACGGCGGCCCCGGCAACGACGTGGTGAGGGCCGGCGACGGCGCCGACGGCGTCTACGGCGGGAGCGGCAACGACACCCTGGTCGGCGAGGACGGCGGCGACTACGTCGACGGCGGCGCCGGCAACGACCGGGTGACCGGTGACGGGCACAAGTACGACACCGGGTTCGGTTTCGTGGACACGCTGCGCGGCGGCAGCGGGTTCGACACGATCGTCTACGACGAGCTCGCCGAGACCGTCCGGATCGATCTGTTCGGCTCGGCCCGGGGCACCGGCAGCAACGGGGGCGACTCGGTGGACGGGTCGTTCGAGGGCGCCTGGGCGGGCGCCTGGGGTTCGGCGACCTTCATCGGCAACAACGCCGGCAACGTGCTGATCAGCTCCAACGGCGCGGCCGTGATGGACGGGCGGGGCGGCGACGACACGCTGATCGCCGGGGACGGTGACACGAAGCTGTCCGGTGGCCCCGGCAACGACACCCTCGTCGTCAAGCGGGCCGGCACCGCTCCGCAGGGCGGCCCGAACGCCCTCGACGGCGGCGACGGCACCGACAAGTGCACCCCCGCCTTCACCGACCGCGACACCCTGAGCGGCTGCGAGCGCTGAGCGAGGGCACCGGAGCATCCTGACGTCGAAACGGGACAGCACCGTCCTGCCGGATCATTTATGATCTTGCACATCGACATGCTTAGCTCCAGGAGATATCCGGTGCCCCCTCGCCGTCACCTCACCAGGGTCGGACTGGCTCTGCTCACCCCGGTCGCCGCGCTCGGCGTCCTGGCCACACCGGCGCAGGCGGCCACCACCGGCGTCGCGTCCGTCAGCGGCACGAAGGTCGTCTTCAAGGCCGGCTCGAACCAGACCAACAAGGTGGTGATCACCCGCTCCGGCCGCACTGTCACGATCGACGACGTGGTCGCCGTCAAGCCCGGCAAGGGCTGCAAGAAGGTCGACAAGACCAAGGTGCGCTGCACCACCAGGAAGACGCCGACCCGGGTCGCCGTCTACCTGGGCGCGAAGAACGACTCGGTGGTCAACAAGGCGGACCTGCGGATCACCGCGGACGGGGGCGCCGGCAACGATCGGGTCACCGGTGGCTCGCTCAGCGACATCCTGCGCGGCGGCACGGGCAACGACTACCTGGACGGTGGCGGCGGTGCCGACCAGTTGAGCGGCGAACTGGACAACGACCGTCTCTACGGCGGCGTGGGCAACGACT
Above is a genomic segment from Actinoplanes ianthinogenes containing:
- a CDS encoding HNH endonuclease family protein; this translates as MPPRNWLPLLLAATLLTGCETVDAGSPGTAPTTTKPKDSQTSGSAEAQLNKLTVVTKSGTMAGYSREKFPHWKSTGKNCDTRDSVLERDGSKVKTSGCNVVAGTWTSFYDGKTLDAPTKVDIDHTVPLANAWRSGANKWTTAQREAFANDLDRPQLLAVSATSNRSKGDQDPSTWKPPAKDAWCDYAEDWIAVKSYYKLTVLQKEKDALNDMLETCR
- a CDS encoding beta-N-acetylhexosaminidase, whose amino-acid sequence is MRPTKAGLIVVAALLLTALTGSAGHRPPPATTLGSVIPVPAQVVPSRAAPFEITASTVIVAAGAARPVADRLAATLRPATGFPLPVRPIGTAAIELRLNATADPWFGDEGYQLEIDTTGVALRANRPAGLFAGLQTVRQLLPPAVEALSVRQEHWTIPAGVIRDRPRYAYRGAMLDLARHFHPPADVKRFIDEISRFKINYLHLHLADDQGWRIAIDGWPRLTTVGGGPGTGVRGIGGGFLTQEQYRDLVRYAADRYVTIVPEIDMPGHVNAAQVAYPELTCDGVAPRPRIDIRVGYSSLCTGKEITYRFAEDVIRQLAALTPGPYLHLGGDEAMSTPHADYVAFEQRVLPLVAKYGKTAYGWHEIAAAPAAADAVIQYWAVTRDRPAVVAAAGAGAKVVLSPADRAYLDMQYDLLTPGGLHWAGTIEVRTAYDWDPGGWARGVPASAVLGVEAPLWSETLRDYGDVEFQAFPRLAAIAELGWSPWETHDWISFRDRLGAYGERWTRRGVHFYRSPQVRWS
- a CDS encoding calcium-binding protein → MSRSRRLVTAGLTFLTPIAAIGVLASPAQAATAGVATVSGTRVLFKAGSNKTNKIVITRSGRTVTIDDVVAIQPGKGCTKVNKSKVRCRTSRNPTRVVLSLGDRDDVLADRAAALAVTVYAGSGNDTVYGNTAGDTLYGDSGADRLYGSNGNDTVHGGTGSDLIDAGDGNDASHGDDGNDRILGQAGYDWIYGGAGDDSIDGGTGGDRVTADAGNDRIWSQGGNDLIHAGPGDDMVDTGADWDEVYAGDGNDRLYGRSGDDTLLGEGGNDLVDGGAGNDGISGGTGNDQLLGGDGDDYVYGEDGSDVVSGGNGNDVITGGLGNDTVNGQAGDDHLMENYALRAGVADADRLIGGGGVDFVSYGNRTLPVTADIDEEIGDDGQAGEHDTIDSHMYGIAGGNGDDHLALTGGGADLEGGPGNDVLVGGDGDDTLSGGPGRDDLSGGGGDDVLYGDDDHSVVDPLVIAADVLRGGDGVDTVIYDTYDRPITVDLDGESGDDGAAGEKDTVGADVENIKATMYADHLTGNDSANRIEGYGGDDVIYGRGGDDTLLPGTGKAALYGEDGDDELWGSVAGTAGPMVLDGGANSTGQWRGGDLCFVGAGDQYTNCERFSY
- a CDS encoding calcium-binding protein, with protein sequence MSRSPWLYRVGLALLTSTAAIGASAAPAQAASTGVASVSGAKVLFKAGSGQANKLVITRSGRTVTIDDVVAVKPGKGCKKVDKTKVRCTLAHNPTRVSVSLGSRNDSVVNKSDLAITAYGGSGNDRLTGGPRNDLLDGGAGADKLWGLGGNDKLRGNLDKDALSGAAGNDILDGGLGNDREYGGAGDDEFAQPVDLSSGWSDADLLSGGAGKDLVDYSGRRKAITADSDGVKGDDGARGEHDTITGAERLWGGAGNDHLYGTAGDDELQGGVGDNVISGGAGNDVLIAGDGKDRFTGGPGDDYLDGGLGADTLLGGSGTDTVTYADRSPAVTVDLDGATGDDGQSGEHDTVGADVENLRGGWGNDRLTGNAAVNRIEGEWGDDIIHGGAGDDLIDGSKGHDHLYGDAGDDYLDSANYERGTDGPDQLDGGADHDNCVAYEEDGDTAVNCETESRIDDPFFY
- a CDS encoding calcium-binding protein, whose protein sequence is MSRSIWLTRAGVAVLAPLGLALAAAPAQAAAGGIVRVTTNASGAHVVYNAAAGKVNSVTITRSGAKLVIDDRVAIRAGAGCKAVKRDRTKVVCSSKRGWAGVSLALGAGDDTVVNRTNVKLAADGGIGNDRLTGGTSADSLAGGPGVDYVNGAGGNDTLAGGPGNDRLYGGPGNDVVRAGDGADGVYGGSGNDTLVGEDGGDYVDGGAGNDRVTGDGHKYDTGFGFVDTLRGGSGFDTIVYDELAETVRIDLFGSARGTGSNGGDSVDGSFEGAWAGAWGSATFIGNNAGNVLISSNGAAVMDGRGGDDTLIAGDGDTKLSGGPGNDTLVVKRAGTAPQGGPNALDGGDGTDKCTPAFTDRDTLSGCER